One Roseiconus lacunae genomic region harbors:
- a CDS encoding sulfatase-like hydrolase/transferase: MKNACLALLIAVACLRVTHATERPNIIFFFADDQTTSTLGCYGNTVVQTPNIDRLADQGTRFDNMFVSHSICWVSRTTILSGLYGRGYGTAGQPDVARPDAVAELYSDLLRNAQYRTGYFGKWHAKMPKGYRPADHFDEYEAIGRNPFYKTLPDGSLRHETDLIVDRGIDFLRSQPADQPFALNLWFNACHAEDSDRRPGIGQFPWPQSVDGMYDDIDIASPKLSDPAIFEALPDFIATAINRERFFWRWNTDEKYQTNIRAYYRMVSGIDHAIGRLLTVLEERGLADNTIIVYSADNGYHMGNRGLAGKWSHFEESLRVPLIIFDPRVSSDQRGKVSNDISLNVDLPATFLDWAGVSIPERYQGESLRPIVDDKAPDSWRKESFHEHFAVRNRIAAFEGIRNDRFKYVRYIDEDNHEFLHDLRQDPDELINLASDPKHTETLRAMRERTDAQVAKWGGPLDALKQPFQKSTERYPEASAANAGILFDGKSLRGWTGDRDYWSVEDGAITGKTDGSLKMNRFLSWKGSTVRNFDLTVKVKVTPGGNSGIQYRGTSRPDIDLDIVTGYQCDVVANNPNYNGMLYEERGRRILAHTGEQVIIDPQGRSWIVDRIPVREFEADQWHEFRVLVRGNHHQHWIDGHKTADLLDFDEDGRSLEGVFAVQVHVGPAMKIQYKDFQMKHLPDDLPLRQFADHPIPDDAVGVRPQGRLPKDWKPPVYSEVKHDE; the protein is encoded by the coding sequence ATGAAAAACGCATGCCTTGCACTGCTCATCGCGGTGGCTTGTTTGCGGGTGACTCACGCGACCGAGCGCCCGAACATCATTTTCTTCTTTGCCGACGACCAAACGACCAGTACCCTCGGTTGCTACGGCAACACTGTCGTTCAAACGCCAAACATTGACCGACTCGCAGACCAAGGCACCCGATTTGACAACATGTTTGTCAGCCATTCGATCTGCTGGGTCAGCCGCACTACGATTCTGTCCGGGCTATATGGTCGAGGCTACGGGACGGCCGGCCAACCCGATGTCGCACGCCCCGACGCGGTGGCCGAGTTGTACTCCGACCTGCTGCGCAACGCACAATACCGCACAGGGTACTTTGGCAAGTGGCATGCCAAGATGCCCAAAGGCTATCGTCCGGCGGACCACTTTGACGAATACGAAGCGATCGGGCGCAATCCGTTTTACAAAACACTTCCCGACGGAAGCCTGCGGCATGAAACCGATTTGATCGTCGATCGAGGCATCGATTTTCTGCGTTCACAACCCGCCGACCAACCCTTTGCACTCAATCTGTGGTTCAATGCCTGCCATGCCGAAGACAGTGACCGTCGCCCCGGGATCGGACAATTCCCGTGGCCTCAGTCGGTCGATGGCATGTACGACGACATCGACATCGCGTCTCCCAAGTTATCCGACCCAGCCATTTTCGAAGCCCTTCCTGACTTTATCGCCACGGCGATCAATCGCGAACGCTTTTTCTGGCGTTGGAACACCGACGAAAAGTATCAAACGAACATCCGTGCCTACTACCGAATGGTGTCAGGCATCGATCATGCCATCGGCAGGTTACTAACGGTACTCGAAGAACGCGGCTTGGCCGACAACACCATCATCGTTTATTCGGCCGACAACGGCTATCACATGGGCAACCGTGGACTCGCCGGTAAGTGGTCCCACTTCGAAGAATCACTCCGCGTCCCGCTGATCATCTTCGACCCACGGGTGTCTTCCGACCAACGCGGCAAGGTCAGCAACGACATTTCGCTAAACGTAGACTTACCGGCCACCTTCCTTGACTGGGCTGGGGTGTCAATTCCAGAGCGTTACCAAGGAGAGAGCTTGCGACCGATCGTCGATGACAAAGCCCCCGATTCGTGGCGCAAGGAATCGTTTCACGAGCATTTTGCGGTTCGTAATCGGATCGCAGCCTTCGAAGGCATCCGCAACGATCGCTTCAAGTACGTTCGCTACATCGACGAAGACAACCATGAGTTTCTGCACGACCTTCGGCAAGACCCCGACGAGCTGATCAATTTGGCGTCCGACCCCAAGCACACCGAAACCCTACGAGCGATGCGTGAACGCACCGATGCTCAAGTTGCCAAATGGGGCGGACCATTAGACGCGTTAAAGCAACCGTTCCAAAAGTCGACCGAGCGATACCCGGAAGCATCCGCGGCCAACGCCGGGATTCTATTTGACGGAAAGTCGCTACGGGGCTGGACCGGCGACCGGGACTACTGGTCGGTCGAAGACGGCGCGATCACCGGCAAAACCGATGGATCGCTGAAGATGAATCGCTTCCTAAGCTGGAAAGGTTCAACGGTGCGAAACTTTGACCTGACGGTAAAAGTTAAAGTCACACCGGGTGGCAACAGCGGTATCCAATACCGTGGCACTTCACGGCCGGACATCGACCTGGATATTGTGACCGGCTATCAGTGCGACGTGGTGGCTAACAACCCAAACTACAACGGCATGCTTTACGAAGAACGCGGAAGACGCATCCTTGCCCATACCGGCGAGCAAGTGATCATTGATCCCCAAGGCCGCAGTTGGATCGTTGATCGCATCCCCGTCCGTGAGTTCGAAGCCGATCAATGGCACGAGTTTCGAGTGCTCGTCCGCGGGAACCACCACCAGCACTGGATCGATGGGCACAAGACCGCCGATCTATTGGACTTTGACGAAGACGGCCGATCGCTCGAAGGCGTCTTTGCCGTCCAGGTCCACGTCGGCCCTGCGATGAAAATTCAGTACAAGGATTTTCAAATGAAGCATCTGCCGGACGACTTACCGCTCCGGCAATTTGCCGACCACCCGATTCCCGATGACGCCGTCGGTGTCCGCCCTCAGGGTCGGCTCCCCAAAGACTGGAAGCCGCCGGTCTATTCCGAAGTCAAACACGACGAATGA